A part of Synechococcus sp. KORDI-49 genomic DNA contains:
- the rlmD gene encoding 23S rRNA (uracil(1939)-C(5))-methyltransferase RlmD, producing the protein MPDCDGHDQDPQVPRPGLIVDLEAIDLDREGRGLARWNSWVVVVPDLLPGERARVQLQQRQKAQWLSRRLELQHHSPERRSSPCILAKDCGGCTLQHWQDDAQTQWKQRSLEQTLQRVGSLSHEPEAVLVNRDRCLGYRNRALIPLRREPDGRLRMGYFRRGSHRIVNLNRCPVLDARLDPLLEPLKRDLERSALPADHDLQGRDGLRHLGLRIGHHTGEVLISLISSREDLPGLRELATRWLSRWPSVRGVTLNLQPKRSNLILGAETRLLGGSPCIEERFCGLSLSLGTTTFFQINTPQAERIVGLIRDWFAAELDSGCLVDAYCGIGTISLPLAAAGFDLVGVELNPDSIEQARSNARMNGLHDRCRFVAGDVADHLGQALAGCDGLVLDPPRRGLDDRVIEAILGSPPPLLAYLSCDAATQARDLRRLVGPSGCYRLERLQPIDFFPQTSHLESLALLKRISS; encoded by the coding sequence ATGCCTGACTGCGACGGACACGATCAGGACCCGCAGGTTCCCCGTCCCGGTCTGATCGTCGATCTCGAGGCAATCGACCTTGACCGTGAAGGTCGTGGATTGGCCCGTTGGAACTCCTGGGTCGTGGTGGTCCCGGATCTGCTTCCCGGAGAGCGGGCCAGGGTTCAGCTGCAACAACGTCAGAAGGCTCAGTGGCTCAGTCGTCGACTGGAGTTGCAGCACCATTCCCCCGAACGGCGATCCAGTCCATGCATCCTGGCGAAGGACTGCGGAGGCTGCACTCTTCAGCACTGGCAGGACGACGCTCAGACGCAGTGGAAACAACGATCACTCGAGCAGACCCTTCAGCGCGTCGGGTCGCTCTCCCACGAGCCCGAAGCCGTGCTGGTGAATCGTGACCGTTGTCTCGGCTATCGCAACCGGGCACTGATTCCGCTGCGCCGGGAACCGGATGGACGTCTGCGCATGGGGTATTTCCGTCGCGGCAGCCATCGGATTGTCAATCTGAATCGCTGTCCGGTGCTTGATGCACGGCTGGACCCTCTGCTGGAGCCGCTGAAACGGGATCTGGAGCGCAGCGCTCTTCCCGCTGATCATGATCTTCAGGGCCGTGATGGCCTGCGCCATCTGGGCCTGCGCATCGGTCATCACACCGGGGAGGTGCTGATCAGCCTGATCAGCAGCCGTGAGGATCTGCCCGGACTCCGGGAACTGGCAACCCGCTGGCTGAGCCGCTGGCCGAGCGTGCGTGGGGTGACCCTGAACCTGCAACCGAAACGCAGCAACCTGATCCTCGGAGCGGAGACACGGTTGCTCGGCGGTAGCCCCTGCATCGAAGAACGCTTCTGCGGGCTGAGCCTCTCCCTGGGCACTACCACCTTTTTCCAGATCAACACCCCCCAGGCCGAGCGGATCGTCGGCCTCATCCGCGATTGGTTCGCCGCTGAACTCGACTCGGGATGTCTTGTTGACGCCTACTGCGGCATCGGCACCATCAGCCTCCCTCTCGCTGCAGCCGGATTTGATCTGGTGGGGGTGGAACTGAATCCGGATTCGATCGAACAGGCCCGCAGTAACGCGCGGATGAACGGGCTGCACGACCGGTGCCGGTTCGTCGCCGGGGATGTCGCTGACCATCTCGGCCAGGCACTGGCCGGCTGTGATGGCCTCGTGCTGGACCCACCGCGACGTGGGCTGGACGATCGAGTGATCGAAGCGATCCTCGGATCTCCACCACCGCTGTTGGCCTATCTCAGTTGTGATGCCGCCACGCAGGCCAGGGATCTGCGCCGGCTGGTCGGGCCGTCCGGTTGCTACCGGCTGGAACGTCTCCAACCCATTGACTTCTTCCCGCAGACCAGCCACCTGGAAAGCCTGGCGCTGCTGAAACGCATCAGCTCCTGA
- the rpsR gene encoding 30S ribosomal protein S18 codes for MSSSFFKKRLSPIKPGDPIDYKDVDLLKKFITERGKILPRRLTGLTAKQQRDLTNAVKRARIVALLPFVNPEG; via the coding sequence ATGTCCAGCTCCTTCTTCAAGAAGCGTCTTTCTCCGATCAAGCCCGGCGATCCCATCGATTACAAGGATGTGGATCTGCTCAAGAAATTCATCACCGAGCGGGGCAAGATCCTCCCTCGCCGTCTCACCGGTCTGACAGCCAAACAGCAGCGTGATCTCACCAATGCTGTGAAGCGTGCGCGGATCGTCGCGCTGCTGCCGTTCGTGAATCCCGAAGGCTGA
- a CDS encoding molecular chaperone DnaJ — protein sequence MLAGRYVDVLDRLKKEFGVRSRGKVLETLLEDLVCSADAEDADPVPQPSEPSTNDDPQDSSDASSLVLIGRTADANETSEPSLPSSASPGASASVGIDLPGFVRRRTTQLKESLSDPRPSGRSQADPLLSPVSHDDLIAAGGAAEEHWRSLYGQDPGETVVEAAMLWLGRDLWPSVDASDGRPFTWTAANAAIQELCPEWNLAEPSLARVMVVAGALEDPFATAFLAERMPTLVRRFVNRFRRSRQVTSFETLESTMTVHGALKLLGLSTQAGASVTLNSIREAYKTRALDEHPDAGGSTESMRRLNEAYRLLRELYRQR from the coding sequence ATGCTGGCCGGACGGTACGTCGACGTCCTCGACCGGTTGAAGAAGGAGTTCGGGGTGCGTTCCCGCGGCAAGGTGCTGGAAACTCTGCTGGAGGATCTCGTCTGCAGCGCGGACGCCGAAGACGCCGATCCGGTTCCGCAGCCGAGCGAACCATCGACCAACGACGATCCTCAGGATTCATCCGATGCCAGCAGCCTGGTTCTCATCGGCCGAACGGCAGATGCAAACGAAACGTCGGAGCCTTCGCTGCCATCGTCGGCGTCTCCAGGTGCCAGTGCGTCAGTCGGTATTGACCTGCCCGGTTTCGTGCGTCGCCGCACGACACAGCTGAAGGAGTCACTGTCCGATCCCAGACCGTCTGGACGTTCTCAGGCGGACCCTCTGCTCTCGCCGGTCAGCCATGACGATCTGATCGCGGCCGGTGGGGCGGCTGAGGAACATTGGCGATCTTTGTACGGCCAGGATCCCGGCGAGACCGTCGTGGAAGCAGCGATGCTCTGGCTGGGCCGAGACCTCTGGCCAAGCGTTGATGCCAGCGACGGACGACCGTTCACCTGGACAGCGGCCAACGCGGCGATTCAGGAGCTCTGCCCCGAATGGAACCTTGCGGAACCGTCTCTCGCTCGTGTGATGGTCGTCGCCGGTGCCCTGGAGGATCCCTTTGCAACGGCGTTCCTGGCGGAGCGCATGCCAACGCTGGTTCGGCGTTTCGTGAATCGCTTCCGGCGCAGTCGACAGGTGACCTCCTTCGAGACTCTGGAGTCGACCATGACCGTGCATGGGGCTTTGAAACTCCTTGGCCTGTCAACGCAGGCTGGTGCTTCGGTGACGCTGAACTCGATCCGAGAGGCCTACAAGACCCGCGCCCTCGATGAGCATCCGGACGCCGGTGGCTCAACCGAATCGATGCGCCGACTGAATGAGGCCTACCGCCTGCTCCGGGAGCTGTACCGCCAGAGATAG
- a CDS encoding DUF4922 domain-containing protein produces the protein MGTEQIWEQALACSETALAASALVPLPTSVHALAGADGLDFELRHLTGTTPKHLRAAGPRPNPFRPWDQRLAVRSVGEHHTLILNKFPVQIGHMLLITSEWAPQSGWLTERDWQALASVDSDTTGLWFFNSGPDAGASQPHRHLQLLPRHVGQAVCPRDRWYRMRSSRPGRSDGDLLEQSCAVAPMDAAACSGERLSATYRNLCGSLGIGSPEEMDRPRHPYNILLCRDWMALVRRSRDGVHGFSVNALGFAGYLLATESSDRDWLNAVGPEELLRQVARNHP, from the coding sequence ATGGGAACTGAGCAGATCTGGGAACAGGCTCTGGCCTGCAGCGAGACGGCTCTGGCGGCATCAGCGCTGGTGCCGCTGCCCACCAGTGTCCACGCCCTGGCCGGGGCGGATGGCTTGGACTTCGAGCTGCGGCATCTCACCGGAACCACACCGAAGCACCTGCGGGCCGCGGGTCCGCGTCCGAATCCATTTCGACCGTGGGATCAACGGCTGGCGGTCCGTTCGGTCGGAGAGCACCACACCCTGATTCTCAACAAGTTTCCGGTCCAGATCGGTCACATGCTTCTGATCACATCCGAGTGGGCTCCTCAGTCGGGATGGCTGACGGAGAGAGACTGGCAGGCTCTTGCCTCCGTGGACAGCGACACGACCGGGCTCTGGTTCTTCAACAGTGGCCCGGATGCAGGGGCCAGTCAGCCGCATCGACATCTGCAGCTGTTGCCGAGGCATGTCGGCCAGGCCGTGTGTCCTCGGGACCGTTGGTACCGGATGCGCTCGTCACGTCCCGGCAGGTCGGATGGTGATCTGCTGGAACAGAGCTGCGCCGTGGCACCGATGGACGCGGCCGCCTGCAGCGGCGAACGACTCTCCGCCACGTACCGGAACCTCTGCGGAAGCCTGGGGATCGGCAGTCCCGAAGAGATGGACAGGCCCCGGCACCCTTACAACATCCTTCTCTGCAGGGACTGGATGGCTCTGGTGCGACGCTCGAGAGACGGTGTGCACGGCTTCAGCGTCAACGCCCTCGGCTTCGCCGGATATCTGCTGGCCACGGAGAGCTCTGATCGAGACTGGCTGAACGCGGTGGGGCCGGAGGAGCTGTTGCGACAGGTGGCGCGGAACCATCCGTGA
- a CDS encoding sigma-70 family RNA polymerase sigma factor translates to MEEHLQLVRPIALSFARRSGQCGEDLTQVGMLGLIKASSAYQVGGPVPFQAFARPHIRGAILHYLRDRSALIRLPRRVEEQAQRLCRQPIDQLDAKEQLVVARYRNKTRWCDLDDVAAESGEDHLIDLVAEDRRNQVREALNDLPGQERDAIVRVVLQGASLRAVARDSGVSAMTIQRRVKRGLGSLSAALKQSQLSD, encoded by the coding sequence GTGGAGGAGCATCTCCAGCTGGTCAGACCGATCGCTCTCAGCTTCGCCAGGCGCAGCGGCCAATGCGGCGAGGATCTCACCCAGGTGGGGATGCTCGGGCTGATCAAGGCCTCGTCGGCCTATCAGGTCGGCGGCCCGGTTCCCTTCCAGGCCTTCGCTCGACCGCATATCCGCGGTGCGATCCTTCATTACCTGCGGGATCGATCAGCGCTGATACGGCTTCCGCGTCGTGTCGAGGAGCAGGCTCAGCGGCTCTGCCGGCAACCGATCGATCAGCTGGATGCCAAAGAGCAGCTGGTGGTGGCGCGGTATCGGAACAAAACCCGATGGTGTGACCTCGATGATGTTGCCGCTGAATCAGGTGAAGACCATCTGATTGATCTGGTTGCAGAGGATCGACGCAACCAGGTGCGCGAAGCTCTGAACGATCTTCCCGGACAGGAACGGGACGCGATCGTGCGGGTGGTCCTGCAGGGGGCCTCTCTGCGAGCAGTCGCCAGAGACAGCGGCGTTTCGGCGATGACGATTCAACGTCGCGTCAAACGCGGGCTCGGCAGCCTGTCGGCAGCGCTGAAGCAAAGTCAGCTATCAGACTGA
- the pheT gene encoding phenylalanine--tRNA ligase subunit beta: protein MRVSLSWLQQLVQVNDSVDALAERLSMAGFEVDEIDDLSARARGVVVGKVIEREKHPDADKLSVCRVDVGAAEPLQIVCGAANVRAGIHVPVARVGAVLPAVNLTIKAGELRGVASNGMICSLSELGLENDSDGIAVLDDLVEATLEPGAAAASVLGLDDTVLDLAITANRPDGLSMVGIAREVAALTGAPLNLPALTLNPDHQSLNTSEASDAAMRRGGLYGLTSIEGIDGSVSSPAWVKDRLERAGINRVNAVVDVTNVVMLEQGQPLHAFDADALEQLTGQPVDAASFGLRQAREGEAFTGLDDRELVLDPRAQVVTCHDRPVALAGVIGSRESGVTEATRRIWLESAMFTPSSVRETARSVGLRTDASARFEKGLPKDLTLACSVRAVELLEDLFRCRVTGRWVCGDVSPESKPVLLRREALQRLLGSLESQEEVRHLEDAEIERCLTALGCELTAMDEGWQVIAPPSRRQDLCREVDLIEEVARLVGFDRFGSHLPDPIVPGRLTPTQQAERRLRRLFSGCGLQEITTLSLVGPSETEHRIPLTNPLLAETSHLRTNLWEEHLQVCVRNLKASQTGCWIFELGHTFSGRADAVDQSASLSGMICGERRLERWSSSGKPVHLDYFEARGVLGQVMQALKLEISDRRLDSDARLHPGRAATLILEGRPFGCFGQLHPALAEAHDLPEATYLFELDLSRVLEAATRSNRWVTGFRPFPTVPFSERDLALVVDQQCPSSDLMQAIRKAGKPLLEQVELIDRFEGDQLGAGKASQAFRLRYRGKSTLKDEEVQPVHDKIRKALEKQFGAELRS from the coding sequence ATGCGGGTCTCTCTCTCCTGGTTACAGCAACTGGTCCAGGTGAACGATTCCGTCGATGCACTGGCGGAACGTCTCTCCATGGCAGGGTTCGAGGTGGACGAGATCGATGATCTGAGCGCCCGGGCCCGGGGGGTTGTGGTCGGGAAGGTGATCGAACGGGAGAAACATCCCGATGCCGACAAACTGAGTGTCTGCCGTGTTGATGTCGGAGCAGCGGAGCCGCTCCAGATCGTCTGCGGTGCCGCCAACGTCCGCGCCGGGATCCATGTTCCTGTGGCCAGGGTCGGAGCGGTACTGCCGGCAGTCAATCTCACCATCAAGGCCGGTGAGCTGCGTGGCGTCGCCAGCAACGGAATGATCTGCTCCCTGTCGGAACTGGGGCTGGAGAACGACTCCGACGGCATCGCCGTTCTGGATGATCTGGTGGAGGCAACGCTCGAGCCTGGTGCTGCGGCGGCCTCTGTGCTTGGTCTCGATGACACCGTGCTCGATCTCGCGATCACCGCGAACCGGCCCGACGGTCTTTCCATGGTGGGCATCGCCCGTGAGGTCGCCGCCCTCACCGGCGCTCCGCTCAACCTTCCGGCCCTCACGCTGAATCCGGATCACCAGTCGCTGAACACCTCCGAGGCCAGTGACGCGGCCATGCGACGGGGTGGTCTCTATGGCCTGACCTCGATCGAGGGCATCGACGGTTCCGTCAGTTCACCCGCATGGGTGAAGGATCGCCTGGAACGCGCCGGCATCAATCGCGTCAATGCCGTGGTCGACGTCACCAACGTGGTGATGCTCGAGCAGGGCCAGCCCCTGCATGCCTTTGACGCTGATGCCCTGGAGCAGCTGACCGGCCAGCCGGTGGATGCCGCCAGCTTCGGACTGCGACAGGCCCGTGAGGGCGAAGCGTTCACCGGACTGGATGACCGAGAGCTCGTCCTCGACCCGAGGGCACAGGTGGTGACCTGCCACGACCGTCCGGTGGCTCTGGCCGGGGTCATCGGCAGTCGCGAGAGCGGCGTCACCGAGGCGACCCGGCGCATCTGGCTGGAATCCGCGATGTTCACGCCCTCCTCCGTTCGAGAAACGGCCCGGTCCGTCGGCCTGCGCACCGATGCCAGCGCCCGTTTCGAGAAGGGACTGCCGAAGGATCTCACCCTGGCCTGCAGCGTCCGTGCCGTTGAACTGCTTGAGGATCTGTTCCGTTGCCGGGTCACGGGGCGCTGGGTGTGCGGCGATGTGTCGCCCGAGTCGAAGCCTGTTCTGCTGCGACGTGAAGCCCTGCAGCGTCTGCTCGGATCACTGGAGTCGCAGGAGGAGGTCCGGCATCTGGAGGATGCGGAGATCGAACGCTGCCTGACGGCCCTCGGCTGTGAGCTCACGGCGATGGATGAAGGCTGGCAGGTGATCGCCCCACCCTCACGCAGACAGGATCTCTGCCGCGAAGTCGACCTGATCGAGGAGGTGGCCCGTCTCGTGGGCTTCGATCGCTTCGGTTCCCATCTGCCTGATCCGATCGTTCCGGGACGCCTCACACCGACCCAGCAGGCCGAACGCCGTCTGCGTCGTCTGTTCAGTGGCTGTGGTCTTCAGGAGATCACCACGCTGTCGCTGGTCGGTCCCAGTGAAACGGAACACCGGATCCCGCTCACGAATCCTCTGCTGGCGGAAACCAGCCACCTGCGCACCAACCTCTGGGAAGAACACCTTCAGGTCTGCGTGCGCAATCTGAAGGCGTCCCAGACGGGTTGCTGGATCTTCGAGCTCGGTCACACCTTCAGCGGCCGAGCCGATGCCGTCGACCAGTCCGCTTCTCTCAGCGGCATGATCTGCGGCGAACGTCGACTGGAACGCTGGTCCAGCAGCGGTAAACCCGTGCACCTCGATTATTTCGAGGCACGTGGCGTCCTGGGCCAGGTGATGCAGGCGCTGAAGCTGGAGATCAGTGACCGTCGACTCGACAGCGACGCCCGTCTGCACCCCGGCCGTGCGGCGACGCTGATCCTTGAAGGTCGACCGTTCGGATGCTTCGGGCAGCTGCATCCCGCTCTGGCCGAAGCCCATGATCTGCCGGAGGCCACCTACCTGTTCGAACTGGATCTCAGCCGCGTTCTCGAGGCTGCGACCCGCAGCAACCGCTGGGTGACAGGGTTCCGTCCATTCCCGACGGTGCCCTTCAGCGAACGGGATCTGGCGTTGGTGGTCGATCAACAGTGTCCATCGTCCGATCTGATGCAGGCCATCCGCAAAGCCGGAAAGCCGTTGCTGGAACAGGTGGAGCTCATCGACCGCTTTGAAGGCGATCAACTGGGAGCCGGCAAGGCGAGCCAGGCATTCCGTCTGCGCTACCGCGGCAAGTCAACGCTCAAGGACGAGGAGGTGCAGCCGGTGCACGACAAGATCCGGAAGGCCCTGGAGAAGCAGTTCGGGGCTGAGCTCAGGAGCTGA
- a CDS encoding DUF3370 family protein, which yields MAIRRDSLLVLILATGAGTLLEVSLPTPARSYVALMAGQRARALNGRFNNVPVLHSNQPEIVTGPGILVDTAKGAAIAAETNRPLRNAEYTFEGEFGVHMHHKYYPDDKNKLGGRRKRGLLTLALIASNPGKRPVTLRFDRGSVKNSFEAPYHPNNLMGVKPLGKRPWNTGPGDATAVQMLRNELDRRLERSITIPARGRAVVVSTVLPARGIANGLLRGRSDGPFTMAVIAAEETKLDAELIAVLDAGRLAPGRVYLDRVREIQQRKIFSRVAGVALGDSYQASIKHDLRRGSLHVPLTSTERHNFGTRDVQVNQLTTRMLDSALDNVGTYGVRYDVSLNLSGSGQHQLVMSHPVVSGKKPFTAFRGSIRIESDQGAKEVHVGLKSGESLALTDLRLKEGQVNPVKVSLVYPADATPGHLLSVVPVQQLAMLHRRQEQQRAAQKKLEEQKARKVNPKAPPPNLTTPTKTAGQSKPKPTTKTTQPLPPPPPPPIPAIVPSVDAMQSDAIRTQQQWLRTLQGR from the coding sequence ATGGCGATCAGGCGAGATTCACTGCTGGTTCTGATCCTGGCCACCGGTGCCGGCACGCTCCTGGAGGTGAGCCTGCCGACGCCCGCGCGGTCCTACGTCGCCCTGATGGCCGGTCAGCGGGCGAGAGCCCTCAACGGTCGGTTCAACAACGTGCCGGTTCTGCACTCCAATCAGCCCGAGATCGTGACGGGGCCTGGGATTCTTGTTGACACCGCGAAAGGGGCGGCCATCGCTGCGGAAACCAACCGACCGCTGCGCAATGCGGAATACACCTTCGAGGGTGAATTCGGCGTTCACATGCACCACAAGTATTACCCGGACGACAAGAACAAGCTGGGCGGCCGTCGAAAGCGCGGGCTGCTCACACTGGCCCTGATCGCCTCCAATCCCGGCAAACGTCCCGTCACCCTCCGTTTCGATCGGGGCTCCGTCAAGAACAGCTTCGAGGCGCCGTATCACCCCAACAACCTGATGGGGGTCAAGCCCCTGGGCAAACGTCCATGGAACACAGGCCCCGGTGACGCCACGGCGGTCCAGATGCTTCGCAATGAACTGGATCGACGTCTTGAACGCAGCATCACGATTCCTGCCCGCGGTCGGGCAGTGGTGGTGAGCACAGTGCTGCCGGCACGGGGCATTGCCAATGGGTTGCTGCGTGGACGGAGCGACGGACCGTTCACGATGGCGGTCATCGCTGCTGAGGAAACCAAGCTGGACGCTGAACTGATCGCGGTGCTCGATGCAGGTCGCCTCGCACCCGGACGGGTGTATCTCGATCGGGTCCGGGAGATTCAGCAACGGAAAATCTTCTCGCGCGTCGCCGGAGTCGCACTCGGGGATTCCTATCAGGCATCGATCAAGCACGATCTGCGACGCGGATCTCTGCATGTGCCGCTCACCAGCACGGAGCGTCACAACTTCGGAACCCGTGATGTGCAGGTCAACCAGTTGACGACACGCATGCTCGATTCCGCTCTCGACAACGTCGGGACCTACGGCGTCCGCTACGACGTCTCCCTGAACCTGTCCGGATCAGGACAACATCAACTGGTGATGAGCCATCCGGTGGTCTCAGGCAAGAAGCCCTTCACGGCCTTCAGAGGGTCCATCCGCATTGAATCGGATCAGGGTGCCAAGGAGGTGCATGTCGGCCTGAAATCAGGGGAAAGTCTCGCTCTCACTGACCTGCGCCTGAAAGAGGGGCAGGTCAATCCGGTGAAAGTGAGCCTGGTCTACCCCGCCGATGCGACACCGGGTCACCTGCTCAGCGTGGTTCCTGTGCAGCAACTGGCGATGCTGCACAGACGGCAGGAACAGCAGCGTGCCGCACAGAAGAAGCTTGAGGAGCAGAAAGCACGCAAGGTGAACCCGAAGGCACCTCCCCCGAATCTGACGACACCGACCAAGACGGCTGGCCAATCGAAACCGAAACCCACGACCAAGACGACTCAGCCGTTGCCACCGCCGCCGCCGCCACCGATCCCGGCGATCGTGCCTTCGGTTGATGCGATGCAGTCGGATGCGATCCGCACACAGCAGCAATGGCTTCGGACCCTGCAGGGTCGATAA
- a CDS encoding allophycocyanin subunit alpha-B gives MSVVRDLILQADEDLRYPTSGELRSMVDFLGQGAMRISVVRVLTDNEKKIVDEAAKQLFLRKPEYVAPGGNAYGQRQRAQCLRDYSWYLRLVTYGVLAGSTEMIQDIGLVGAREMYNSLGVPMPGMVEAMKTMKAAALSLLSEQQSMVAGPYFDFLIQGMQTST, from the coding sequence ATGAGCGTCGTCCGGGATCTCATCCTTCAGGCAGATGAGGATCTGCGGTATCCGACCAGCGGAGAACTCCGCTCGATGGTCGACTTTCTCGGCCAGGGTGCCATGCGCATCTCGGTGGTCAGGGTGCTGACCGACAACGAGAAGAAGATCGTGGATGAAGCCGCCAAACAGCTCTTTCTGCGCAAGCCTGAGTACGTGGCACCCGGCGGCAACGCCTACGGCCAGCGTCAGCGTGCACAGTGTCTGCGTGATTACAGCTGGTACCTGCGTCTGGTGACCTACGGCGTCCTCGCCGGCAGCACTGAAATGATCCAGGACATCGGTCTGGTCGGTGCCCGTGAGATGTACAACAGCCTCGGGGTCCCCATGCCCGGAATGGTGGAAGCGATGAAAACGATGAAGGCCGCAGCCCTGTCACTTCTTTCTGAGCAGCAGAGCATGGTGGCTGGTCCGTACTTCGATTTTCTGATCCAGGGGATGCAGACCTCCACCTGA
- a CDS encoding YqhA family protein: protein MPTTLLERRFERMIWRFRLISIVPVLLSLLGSIGCFAIGASEVLSAFWRLLSHPIGSSSLQAKSIAQMVGGVDYFVIGIALLIFGYGIYELVISDLDPRHEGDDEQHANLLSVSSLESLKHNLTNVIVVALIVSAFKKMIDFEVNNSLELLALCGCVAMLALSAWLIVRSHSETESIQSRPSRKRRSPRLAMRRR from the coding sequence GTGCCGACCACACTCCTTGAACGACGTTTCGAGCGCATGATCTGGCGCTTCCGGCTGATCAGCATTGTGCCAGTGCTGCTGAGTCTGCTTGGAAGCATTGGTTGCTTTGCGATTGGTGCCAGCGAGGTGCTCTCGGCGTTCTGGCGTTTGCTGAGTCACCCGATCGGCAGTTCGTCGTTGCAGGCCAAATCGATTGCTCAGATGGTCGGAGGTGTGGATTACTTCGTGATCGGTATCGCTTTGCTGATTTTTGGATATGGCATCTATGAGCTCGTGATTTCAGACCTGGACCCCCGCCATGAAGGTGATGATGAGCAGCACGCCAATCTGCTCTCGGTCAGCAGCCTGGAAAGCCTGAAGCACAATCTCACCAACGTGATTGTTGTGGCTCTGATTGTTTCCGCTTTCAAGAAGATGATCGACTTCGAGGTCAACAACTCTCTGGAACTCCTGGCGCTCTGTGGCTGCGTCGCCATGCTCGCTCTCAGCGCCTGGTTGATCGTTCGCAGCCACTCGGAAACGGAATCAATTCAGTCTCGGCCGTCTCGCAAGAGGCGCTCGCCGAGACTTGCCATGCGTCGCAGATGA
- the rpmG gene encoding 50S ribosomal protein L33, with protein MAKNKGVRIVITLECTECRSNPAKRSPGVSRYTSEKNRRNTTERLEIKKFCPHCNKMTLHKEIK; from the coding sequence ATGGCCAAGAACAAGGGCGTCCGGATCGTGATCACTCTCGAGTGCACCGAATGCCGGTCCAATCCCGCCAAGCGTTCCCCTGGCGTGTCCCGTTACACGTCAGAGAAGAACCGCCGGAACACCACCGAACGGCTGGAGATCAAGAAGTTCTGTCCCCACTGCAACAAGATGACGCTCCACAAGGAGATCAAGTGA